CCCACCCGGCGCAGGCACCACCCTCCACGTCGACCTTCCCCTCACGGGACCGGACCATACGTCCACAGTGGACATCTGAGGCGGTTCCTCACAACACCGACCGGACGAACTCGATCAACGCCCGCGCCACCCGATGAGCAGCCAGGCGACGGTGACCACCGTGAAGAGCAACGCCAGGGCCAGGGCGGTTTTCCGCGACCACGGCGGGGGTTGATGTACCACCTTTTCGCCTGCCGGGCCAAACCCGGGCTGACTCTGGGTGGCGAGCTGATAGACCGCATCGGGTCGCGCTGTGGGCACCCCCAGGTGTGGCTGAGCCCGGCGCTGCTCGTGCGCGGCATGGCCCCGGGCGGGCAAGGCGCGATCTCACTCGTCGCGACCAAGTCACGTCCCACTCGACCTCAAGTCCCTCGCCGCGGCGTCAAGCGACTTCCAATTGAGGTCGGGCACACGACCGCGTCACAGTCGACGGGCGCAACGGGCTGCGGTTCGCGCGGAATGCGAAATCCGCGCCGCCAGTGGGTACACACACGGCATGCACCACCACAAGATCGCTGACCAGCGAAAACCCACGAATCGCCGCGCAATGGGCTCGGCGTGCGACGCGGCCGTCGTCTCGGCGCCGGCGTTGCATCTGCGCCATCCGGCCCGCCTCCAGGACGCGTCCATACTCCGCCACGCCCTCGCCACCTGGGCTCGGGCCTGCGACCTGCCGGACACGCTGATCGCCGACCTCCAGCTTGCGGTCTACGAAGCGCTGGTCAACGCGGCCGAGCACGCCTACTCCGACGGCACGGCCGGCACACTCGACCTGCACGGCCACCACGACGGCCACACCGTGCGCGTCACCGTGACCGACCGCGGCCAGTGGCGGCCCCCGCCTGCATCCCAACCGCTGCGCGGCCGCGGCCTGCCGCTGATCCGCCTGCTGTCCGACCAGGCCGAGGTCACCCCGACCAACCAAGGCACCGTCGTCACCATGACCTGGCACCTCGCCCCCCACCATCCGGCCAGCTAGACCCGCATGCGCCAGCTACCGCGACGGCCTGACCCGGACCCGGCGAACCCTCCGACGACGGACGAACACTCGCCGAGGCTCTCGCCACGCCCCAAGCGGAAACACGTGCTGCGTGTGGTCCTCGCGCTGCTGGCGACCGCCATCGTGGCGTACTTCGCGGTCGTCGGGCTCGCCGTCGCCCTGCGATGGACGGACCCGTGGGCGCGCGGGATCACCGGTGCCGCCACTGCCCTCGGATCTGGGGCCGGGAGCGTATGGACGGCCTGGCGCACCGGAAGAACACCCCACCGCGGGCACCGGCCCCGACGCCGGCCCGCCCCAGCGGGCAGCACCATGGCTCGGCGACAACAAACCGCAGTGGCAATTCCGGCACGGGCACGTGTCCATCGTCGATTGAGATGACCTGCGGCGATGAAGATCTTTTCGACAGTGGCCGGTGCTGCGTGTCACGGTCGAGCGGTACTTCTCCTGGTCGGCGATCTTGAAGCCTGGTGCCTATCCCGACCCTGACCTGGCGCGGCATCGAGCAGGTGGCTGAGCGCGAGCCCGTCGGGTCCGTGTGGGAGCAGTACCTGGCGACCCTCGCGCCGGTGACGGTGCTGCGGTCGCTGGCGGCCTGGCTTCTAACAGTCGAGCTCAGCTCGCTCTCGCTCTGAACCACCGCCAAAGGTCGGTGGACCACACCGTGTGGCCCACCGACCCTTTTCGTAATCCGCTTTGCCGGACCCCTTGCCTTCACCCGTAGCGGGCCGTAACTTAAGCCCCCTAAGAAAGGGGTGGCGTGACCCTTCCCGTGCAACGAAAGTTCGTGAACCGGCGCCGCGTGCTGTCCGCGGCGCTCGGCACAGGGGCGGCGCTCGCGACGAGCGGGTGCCGGTGGGCGGCGACCGGTTCGGCCGACGCGGGCGGGACGGGCGTGCTCCGGATAGCGCAGCTGGCCGACATCGCCCCCAAAAGCATGCTCAGCCAGAATCCCAATGACTTCGCGCTCACGCGCCTCGTCTTCGACCCGCTCACCGAGTACGACCACCGCACGCTGCAGCCGCGCCCAGCGTTGGCGACGGCCTGGGAATGGTCCGACGCCGGGCGCACCCTCACGTTGCAGTTGCGTGAGGACGTCACATTCCACACGGGGCGGCCGTTCACCGCCGAAGACGTCGCCGCGTCGATCCACGCCATCCAAGACCCGTCGCGATCGTCGCAACTGGCCACCACCGCGGCGCTCGTCACGGACCTGAGCACTCAGGGCGCGCACCGGATCGCGCTGCGGCTGAGCAAGCCGGCCGGGAACCTGTTCGACCTGTTCGAGCTGATGCCGATCGTCGACCGGGAGACCTTGGCGGACTTGGCCAGTGGCAAGCAGATGGTGGGCACCGGGCCGTTCCGCTTCGCGAAGTGGACGCCCGGCGAGTCGGTCGAGTTCACCCGCAACCCGCGGTATTGGAAACCGGGTCTGCCGCATCTGTCTGGGGTGCAGATCCGCACCATCCCGCAGCTTCAGTCCCTCGTGGCCTCGTTGCGCACCGGCCAGAGCCACCTCGTGCCCGGGCTGAGCCCCGTCGACCTGCTGGGCCTCGCCGGGGACGACCGGTTCGCCACCACCTTCACCGACACGTCCGACAACGCGTGGTACCTCGGCTGCAACCTGCGGG
The sequence above is a segment of the Amycolatopsis sp. 2-15 genome. Coding sequences within it:
- a CDS encoding ATP-binding protein; translated protein: MHHHKIADQRKPTNRRAMGSACDAAVVSAPALHLRHPARLQDASILRHALATWARACDLPDTLIADLQLAVYEALVNAAEHAYSDGTAGTLDLHGHHDGHTVRVTVTDRGQWRPPPASQPLRGRGLPLIRLLSDQAEVTPTNQGTVVTMTWHLAPHHPAS
- a CDS encoding ABC transporter substrate-binding protein; amino-acid sequence: MTLPVQRKFVNRRRVLSAALGTGAALATSGCRWAATGSADAGGTGVLRIAQLADIAPKSMLSQNPNDFALTRLVFDPLTEYDHRTLQPRPALATAWEWSDAGRTLTLQLREDVTFHTGRPFTAEDVAASIHAIQDPSRSSQLATTAALVTDLSTQGAHRIALRLSKPAGNLFDLFELMPIVDRETLADLASGKQMVGTGPFRFAKWTPGESVEFTRNPRYWKPGLPHLSGVQIRTIPQLQSLVASLRTGQSHLVPGLSPVDLLGLAGDDRFATTFTDTSDNAWYLGCNLRVAPLDRAEFRQALAYGIDRARIRDVVFRGAGTVTSLPWPTSSPAYRADLAAHYAHDPARARELLAAAGGRGIGLQLAYNSSLPATGYMAQLIQYDLGGLGVDIELLPLLGNDFGTRLSSGKLPALWLNSHGFAQLNPASLVTGAAPFRYTKNTSGFTDPAYGAAAVQAWTTTGTAARQAYDELSRILLDQQFVISMVNTGATMTATTQLHGLAWTMFDFLVLDQARLG